The Calditrichota bacterium genome has a window encoding:
- a CDS encoding terpene cyclase/mutase family protein: MASLTTQQLEQLRARISQRAESSIPVWPVAVRPCAERNALALLMGTLLGKLPNDDVAPLVRPILSEQEKNGSWRNDISLTLEIVQALSQSNRPEARPAMNKAVTWLEEHPHRRHLRAETLLLLGHTTGLGAPIRFRYLLKPALNIAIDWSFRGKNTSRKLAAHLLMNDQGRDNGRMSALIRRQQTDGSWDGNVRTTALAMAALRHAGVPASDSLFERGFRFMRVLQQWDGKDLLQAPADVSNVLHATTVRSLILAGAENSEVAPSAMLLLHHQDVSGGWSTGSGQPVDVMTTAMALDALALFGDEPLETRWVRRRAAEFLISVQHSDGSFSALPKKSWFAYRGAKNRASLDVTSAALLALCECGEFSALPAMIKAVNFITREQLPDGSFPASTMKSRLYTTVLAAEALDAFGGMRKHVEKSLEWISTQQHELGGFMGDVGLTSWHTAMAVRGLSLRPAKFAVELASARTHLLMRQDEETKWWNDASSNLYVPSLHRRLSVTEMTAMAALEALHTGSRVRAMRTRKLRTTPTPRG; the protein is encoded by the coding sequence TTGGCCAGTCTGACGACTCAACAACTTGAGCAACTGCGCGCCCGCATTTCGCAGCGCGCTGAAAGCAGCATTCCCGTTTGGCCCGTCGCGGTCAGACCTTGCGCGGAACGCAATGCGCTCGCGCTCTTGATGGGGACGCTGCTGGGCAAGCTGCCGAACGACGACGTCGCTCCGCTCGTGCGTCCGATTCTTTCCGAGCAAGAGAAAAACGGAAGCTGGCGCAACGATATTTCGTTGACTTTGGAAATCGTGCAAGCTCTTTCTCAGTCAAACCGTCCTGAAGCCCGTCCGGCAATGAACAAGGCTGTGACGTGGCTCGAAGAGCATCCGCACCGCCGACATTTGCGCGCGGAAACACTCTTGCTCTTGGGACACACGACGGGACTCGGCGCTCCGATTCGATTCCGTTATTTGCTGAAACCCGCGCTGAACATCGCAATCGATTGGAGTTTTCGCGGAAAGAACACGTCGCGAAAATTGGCCGCGCATCTCTTGATGAACGACCAAGGCCGCGACAACGGACGCATGTCGGCGTTAATCCGCCGTCAACAAACCGACGGCTCATGGGACGGCAATGTGCGCACGACGGCGCTTGCGATGGCTGCGCTGCGGCATGCGGGCGTGCCTGCTTCGGACAGTTTGTTCGAACGTGGGTTCAGATTCATGCGCGTTTTGCAGCAGTGGGACGGCAAGGACCTTTTGCAAGCTCCCGCTGACGTGTCGAATGTGCTGCATGCGACGACCGTACGCTCTTTGATTTTGGCTGGAGCAGAAAACAGTGAAGTCGCGCCGTCTGCCATGCTTTTGCTGCATCATCAGGATGTTAGCGGCGGTTGGAGCACCGGCAGCGGGCAACCCGTTGACGTGATGACCACAGCGATGGCGCTGGACGCGCTCGCGCTCTTTGGAGACGAGCCGCTTGAGACACGTTGGGTGCGCAGGCGTGCGGCGGAATTCTTGATTTCCGTGCAGCACTCAGACGGAAGTTTTTCCGCGTTGCCCAAGAAATCATGGTTCGCCTATCGCGGCGCGAAAAACCGTGCGAGTTTGGACGTCACCTCTGCGGCGCTGTTGGCTCTATGCGAATGCGGCGAATTCAGTGCGCTGCCCGCGATGATCAAAGCTGTGAATTTCATCACGCGCGAGCAATTGCCCGACGGTTCGTTTCCCGCTTCGACAATGAAGTCGCGGCTATACACGACGGTACTTGCGGCGGAAGCACTCGATGCGTTCGGCGGCATGCGCAAGCATGTTGAAAAATCGCTGGAGTGGATTTCCACTCAGCAGCATGAACTTGGCGGATTTATGGGCGACGTGGGGTTGACGTCGTGGCACACGGCGATGGCTGTACGCGGATTGAGTTTGCGGCCGGCGAAGTTCGCGGTCGAACTTGCTTCGGCCAGAACGCATCTGCTTATGCGTCAAGACGAAGAGACCAAGTGGTGGAATGATGCGTCATCAAACCTCTATGTGCCGAGTCTTCACCGCAGGCTCAGCGTGACGGAAATGACGGCAATGGCCGCGCTCGAAGCCTTGCACACGGGAAGCCGCGTGCGCGCAATGCGCACCAGAAAATTGCGCACGACTCCGACGCCGCGAGGATAA
- a CDS encoding DUF1801 domain-containing protein yields the protein MNEVAKYLQGLPDDQREALEKLRKTILSVAKGAEEKISYGMPTVVYKGNLVHYAAFKNHMSLFGASAFMTQELKNELGGFKTSKGTIQFTVEKQLPSALVKKIVKARMRENEAREIQRQHKQKRGTK from the coding sequence ATGAACGAGGTCGCAAAGTACTTGCAGGGGCTTCCCGACGACCAGCGCGAAGCACTCGAAAAACTGCGCAAGACAATTCTTTCTGTGGCTAAAGGAGCCGAAGAGAAGATCTCCTACGGCATGCCGACGGTGGTGTACAAAGGCAATCTTGTTCACTATGCGGCATTCAAGAACCACATGAGCCTTTTTGGAGCGAGCGCTTTCATGACGCAAGAGTTGAAGAACGAATTGGGCGGTTTCAAGACGTCCAAGGGGACGATTCAATTCACGGTCGAAAAACAACTGCCCTCCGCGCTGGTCAAAAAGATCGTCAAAGCACGCATGCGAGAGAACGAAGCACGGGAAATACAGAGACAACATAAGCAGAAACGGGGAACGAAATGA
- a CDS encoding tyrosine--tRNA ligase, translated as MTLFEEFSWRGLVYDSTAEAAEAVKTPLVVYSGFDPTAKSLHVGSLVPLLQLRRCQLFGHTPIVLAGGGTGMIGDPSGKSAERNLQSIKQIEENLAGMEKQLKFFLDFDSGSNPAKFVNNAEWLNKVTMVEFLREIGKNFSVNVMMQKESVRRRLESEDGISYTEFTYSLMQAYDFLELFDRHNCTLQIGGSDQWGNITAGADLIRRKRQGKAHAMVFPLLTTASGQKFGKSEGGNIWLDSEMTSPYQFYQYWYNSDDRDVDRYLKTFTFLTRDVIEDLAHVTEASPEKREAQTILAREVTKLVHGDAGVLAAERAAKVLFGGDLDGLSAKDVVGIFADVPSHTIAKAEISSGKNVVDLIVESGLFKSKGEARRMIDSGGVYVNNVRISDSAHTVNADQAIDGELFVLRKGKKEYLVVKVG; from the coding sequence GTGACGCTCTTTGAAGAATTCAGTTGGCGCGGTTTAGTCTACGATTCGACTGCCGAAGCTGCCGAAGCGGTTAAGACTCCGTTAGTCGTCTATTCCGGTTTTGATCCGACGGCGAAAAGTCTGCACGTCGGAAGTTTGGTTCCGCTGTTGCAGTTGCGCCGCTGTCAGCTTTTTGGTCACACGCCGATAGTCTTGGCTGGTGGCGGAACGGGCATGATCGGCGATCCGTCGGGAAAATCTGCCGAGCGTAATCTGCAATCCATTAAGCAGATCGAAGAGAATCTCGCGGGGATGGAGAAGCAGCTTAAGTTCTTTCTCGATTTCGACTCTGGGAGCAATCCCGCGAAGTTCGTCAACAATGCCGAGTGGCTCAACAAAGTCACGATGGTCGAGTTTCTGCGCGAAATCGGCAAGAATTTTTCCGTCAATGTGATGATGCAAAAGGAATCCGTGCGCCGCAGGTTAGAGAGCGAAGACGGGATTTCTTATACCGAGTTCACGTACAGCTTGATGCAGGCGTACGACTTTCTCGAACTCTTCGACCGTCACAACTGCACGCTGCAAATCGGCGGCAGTGACCAGTGGGGCAACATAACGGCGGGTGCGGATCTGATTCGCCGCAAACGGCAGGGCAAAGCGCACGCGATGGTCTTCCCGCTTTTGACCACGGCGAGCGGGCAAAAATTCGGCAAGAGCGAGGGCGGAAATATCTGGCTCGACTCTGAGATGACGTCGCCGTACCAATTTTACCAATATTGGTACAACAGCGACGACCGCGACGTCGACCGCTATTTGAAAACGTTTACCTTCCTGACGCGCGATGTGATTGAAGACCTTGCGCACGTCACGGAAGCCAGCCCAGAAAAGCGCGAAGCGCAGACCATTCTCGCGCGCGAAGTCACAAAACTCGTGCATGGCGACGCCGGAGTACTGGCTGCCGAACGCGCAGCGAAAGTTCTGTTCGGAGGTGATCTGGATGGGTTGTCGGCAAAAGACGTTGTGGGAATTTTTGCGGATGTTCCTTCACACACGATTGCCAAAGCTGAAATTTCTTCCGGCAAGAACGTCGTCGATCTGATCGTTGAATCCGGTCTGTTCAAATCCAAAGGCGAAGCCCGCCGCATGATCGATTCCGGCGGCGTCTACGTCAACAACGTTCGCATTTCCGATTCCGCGCACACAGTCAATGCCGATCAAGCGATTGACGGCGAGCTGTTTGTGCTGCGCAAGGGGAAGAAGGAATATCTCGTAGTGAAAGTCGGTTGA
- a CDS encoding YdeI/OmpD-associated family protein, with protein MPEKKSTDYDIVEFSTAKQLEKWYAKYHDKVDGIWLRMYKKDSRVKSVTRAEALDIALCFGWIDGLARRENDLSYIQKYTPRRKRSIWSKINCDHIERLAKEGRMKPAGLAQVEAAKADGRWDNAYDSSRTIVEPEDFLKAIKRKKGAFAFYKTLSSQNRYAILVRIQIAKRANTRQRRIEKYVEMCANSEKLY; from the coding sequence ATGCCGGAAAAGAAATCGACAGACTACGACATCGTCGAGTTTTCAACTGCCAAACAACTCGAAAAGTGGTACGCGAAATACCACGACAAGGTTGACGGCATCTGGTTGCGAATGTACAAGAAAGACTCGCGCGTTAAGTCGGTCACACGCGCGGAAGCTCTCGATATCGCTCTTTGTTTTGGATGGATCGACGGACTTGCAAGACGCGAAAACGACTTGTCGTACATTCAGAAGTATACACCGCGCCGCAAGCGAAGCATCTGGTCGAAAATCAATTGCGACCACATTGAAAGGCTCGCCAAAGAAGGCAGGATGAAACCCGCGGGTCTGGCACAAGTCGAAGCCGCGAAAGCCGACGGACGCTGGGACAACGCCTACGATTCGTCACGCACGATTGTCGAACCGGAAGATTTCTTGAAAGCTATCAAGCGCAAAAAAGGCGCATTCGCGTTTTACAAAACGCTGAGTTCACAAAACCGTTACGCGATTCTCGTGCGGATTCAAATCGCGAAACGCGCGAACACGCGTCAGCGACGGATTGAGAAATATGTCGAGATGTGCGCCAACAGCGAGAAGCTTTACTGA
- a CDS encoding nucleoside deaminase produces MNNLLESFGKPDHDRWMGAALAEAEKAAERDEVPIGCVIVHNGTVIGRGHNLTESHQDPTAHAEMIAITAAAEALGSRRLLDCTLYVTLEPCAMCAGAIVLARIPYIVYGAPDAKAGACDTLYTLLSDPRLNHRAHLVRKVREKECSELLSAFFARKRDEKKLGQSDDSTT; encoded by the coding sequence ATGAACAACCTCCTCGAATCCTTTGGAAAACCTGACCATGACCGCTGGATGGGAGCGGCGCTGGCGGAGGCCGAAAAAGCTGCCGAACGAGATGAAGTTCCCATCGGCTGCGTGATTGTCCATAACGGAACGGTGATCGGGAGGGGTCACAACCTCACTGAAAGCCACCAGGACCCGACCGCGCACGCGGAAATGATTGCGATTACGGCGGCGGCTGAAGCACTCGGCAGCCGCCGTTTGTTAGATTGTACCCTGTATGTCACGCTCGAGCCGTGCGCGATGTGCGCCGGAGCCATCGTGCTGGCCCGCATTCCTTATATAGTGTATGGCGCGCCCGATGCCAAAGCCGGTGCCTGCGACACACTCTACACCTTGCTTTCCGACCCGCGGCTGAATCATCGCGCCCATCTCGTGCGCAAAGTCCGCGAAAAAGAATGCTCCGAACTTCTCTCCGCTTTCTTCGCCCGCAAAAGAGACGAGAAAAAACTTGGCCAGTCTGACGACTCAACAACTTGA
- a CDS encoding DNA alkylation repair protein yields MEKPTKKAAAKSSSPTKNAAKKTSPKPAATKSAAKKSPASDWTVEKVLAEMKKMGTAQNVKIYKRHGMPEPVFGVSFANLGQLQKQIKTNHELAKALWATKNADARNLAVKIADPAQFTEKELDAMVKDQNWYGSCDMLSGLIGKTKFAQKKAEEWIDSKSEWISRTGWNLIGGLAFDPKSDFSDAYFEKHLKRIEKEIHSEKNYTRHAMNMTVICIGARNEKLRKLAEAAAKRIGKVDVDHGETDCKTPDVIPYIAKIWARKK; encoded by the coding sequence ATGGAAAAGCCAACAAAGAAAGCGGCAGCAAAGTCGTCTTCACCGACGAAGAACGCGGCAAAGAAGACATCTCCAAAGCCTGCGGCAACCAAAAGTGCTGCTAAGAAAAGTCCCGCTTCCGATTGGACCGTCGAAAAAGTGCTCGCTGAAATGAAGAAGATGGGCACGGCGCAAAATGTCAAGATTTATAAGCGCCACGGCATGCCCGAGCCGGTGTTCGGCGTAAGTTTCGCGAATCTTGGCCAGCTTCAAAAGCAGATCAAAACCAACCACGAGTTGGCAAAAGCTCTGTGGGCCACCAAGAATGCGGACGCACGCAACTTAGCCGTGAAAATTGCCGATCCTGCGCAGTTCACGGAAAAGGAACTCGATGCGATGGTCAAGGATCAGAATTGGTACGGCAGTTGTGACATGCTGTCGGGTCTAATCGGCAAGACAAAGTTCGCGCAAAAGAAGGCAGAAGAGTGGATCGATTCCAAATCCGAGTGGATTAGCCGCACAGGTTGGAATTTGATAGGTGGATTGGCATTTGATCCGAAGTCGGATTTCTCCGATGCGTATTTCGAAAAACATTTGAAGCGCATCGAGAAGGAGATACACTCCGAAAAGAACTACACACGTCATGCGATGAACATGACGGTGATTTGCATCGGTGCGCGCAACGAGAAGCTGCGCAAGTTGGCCGAAGCCGCCGCGAAACGCATCGGCAAAGTCGACGTCGATCACGGTGAGACCGATTGCAAAACCCCGGATGTGATTCCGTATATCGCAAAAATCTGGGCGCGCAAGAAATAG
- a CDS encoding glycosyltransferase family 39 protein → MNTFRPPIWLILICLLWLAAIIWIGPWGEFPLNDDWAYARPVQSLVEHGTLDIPQGWPAMTLVSMIAWGALFCLPFGFSFAALHISMITAGLIGIVLTYVFIEEFSGNRRAALLTAAVVAANPIYLNLSTTFMTDVFFYMLLIWVSILSLRTIRTGSMRTYVWLMVALTIALYTRQFALFLAVSFGVGYFLSRTYSKQTFLLAVFPVFMCAAELLLHQYVFYPLLGFTDLHSPWMNNLTDRFFQPLSLQYYHYRNAILAAVGYPGLFILVLWSLVPGQALRLPLWGIRLSRWLPFAFLLALFIAHYPSMLMPFIINVWVDFGSGALSLRDGILEMAKIAEAPAILWQTLTVMAIVSGIMLTALSLNGLRNILSNFSLPLPFRSVLILFSLTFPAQYLAVITVAGLFDRYYILLIPFAALLIALHGEHRPLRRWYGAAIALFLTAMFVFSTLSTRDYHSWNSARWLALDDLTNELKIPADHIDGGVEFNASRLYTRDFVPKNPDVWWWVPDDEYVIAFDSLDGYTTVRTYPFKTTLPWVRIHELRVLHRNS, encoded by the coding sequence ATGAACACATTTCGCCCCCCAATTTGGCTGATCTTGATTTGCCTCCTTTGGCTTGCGGCCATTATTTGGATTGGCCCGTGGGGCGAGTTTCCATTGAATGACGATTGGGCCTATGCCAGACCCGTCCAATCGCTGGTTGAGCACGGCACATTAGACATTCCGCAGGGTTGGCCAGCCATGACGCTTGTCAGCATGATTGCATGGGGCGCCTTGTTTTGCTTGCCGTTCGGATTTTCTTTTGCAGCTCTGCATATTTCGATGATCACGGCGGGCCTCATTGGAATCGTTCTTACGTACGTTTTTATTGAAGAGTTTTCTGGCAACCGGCGAGCCGCGCTGCTTACAGCGGCGGTGGTTGCGGCAAATCCGATCTACCTGAATCTCTCCACGACGTTCATGACGGACGTGTTCTTTTACATGCTGCTGATTTGGGTTTCGATTCTTTCTCTCCGGACCATTCGCACGGGCAGCATGCGAACTTACGTCTGGCTGATGGTCGCTCTTACGATAGCTTTGTACACCCGTCAATTCGCCCTGTTTCTCGCGGTGTCATTTGGCGTCGGCTATTTTCTTTCACGGACCTACTCTAAGCAGACATTTCTGCTGGCGGTCTTCCCGGTTTTTATGTGTGCGGCCGAGCTGCTGCTGCACCAGTACGTCTTTTATCCCTTGTTGGGATTTACGGACTTGCATAGCCCGTGGATGAACAACTTGACGGATCGATTTTTTCAGCCGCTTTCGCTGCAGTATTACCACTATCGAAACGCGATTTTGGCCGCGGTGGGTTATCCCGGGTTGTTCATTCTTGTGCTCTGGAGTCTTGTTCCGGGCCAGGCCTTGAGACTGCCGCTTTGGGGGATCCGTTTATCCAGATGGCTCCCGTTCGCATTCCTGCTCGCACTATTCATTGCTCACTATCCCAGCATGCTGATGCCGTTTATCATTAATGTTTGGGTAGATTTCGGATCAGGCGCACTGAGCCTCCGCGACGGAATCCTTGAAATGGCCAAGATTGCCGAGGCGCCGGCAATCTTGTGGCAGACCTTGACGGTTATGGCCATAGTGTCGGGAATCATGCTAACGGCCCTAAGCCTGAACGGACTTCGAAACATTCTATCGAATTTCTCGCTCCCCTTGCCGTTTCGCTCAGTCCTAATTTTGTTTTCCCTCACCTTTCCTGCGCAGTATCTGGCGGTCATTACGGTCGCGGGTCTGTTTGACCGCTACTATATTCTGCTGATTCCGTTCGCCGCTCTGCTCATCGCGCTTCACGGCGAACACCGTCCGTTACGCCGATGGTATGGCGCCGCCATAGCTCTTTTTCTTACCGCTATGTTTGTGTTCTCCACTCTTTCTACGAGGGATTATCATTCTTGGAACAGCGCACGTTGGTTGGCTCTGGACGATCTTACGAATGAGCTGAAGATTCCCGCGGACCACATTGACGGCGGAGTGGAGTTCAATGCCAGCAGACTTTACACAAGAGATTTCGTACCCAAAAACCCCGATGTCTGGTGGTGGGTACCGGACGACGAATACGTAATCGCTTTTGACAGTCTGGACGGTTACACGACGGTGCGGACATACCCGTTCAAGACAACTCTCCCGTGGGTACGAATCCACGAGCTTCGCGTGCTGCATCGGAACTCCTGA
- a CDS encoding MBL fold metallo-hydrolase, translated as MRRILKYFLWVFVSAAFLLFALAFFSTDMFRQFGAKPSGARLAKLKASKLYDGKALQNPSEYGPNDMGPYLAMMKDYLFGGEQREPKKQIQTVALDLQALSQKKSDGIRFAWIGHSTVLLDIDGVRLLTDPMLSPRCSPSSLFGPKRFHEVKVPDEIFETLDAVILSHDHFDHLDLKTIERLADFSTPFYVPLGVGAHLEFWGIKPERIHEHDWGDSSTFAVDRLTLISTPARHFSGRAITRNQTLWSSWVIKSPSHSIYFSGDSGYHGGFREIGAQYGPFDLSMIEMSAYSEKYWPTLHMWPEQAVQAHQDVSAEIMLPIHWGTFNLALHAWNEPPERLVRAADSAGVEIVTPRPGQLVDLDLLPEQEFWWRD; from the coding sequence GTGCGCAGAATCCTAAAATATTTTCTGTGGGTTTTTGTCAGCGCGGCCTTCCTGCTTTTCGCACTGGCCTTTTTCAGCACTGATATGTTTCGACAGTTTGGAGCAAAGCCGTCCGGCGCAAGACTCGCCAAGTTGAAAGCATCGAAGCTCTACGACGGCAAGGCGCTGCAAAATCCCAGTGAATACGGCCCAAATGACATGGGGCCGTATCTCGCCATGATGAAGGATTACTTGTTCGGCGGCGAGCAGCGCGAACCGAAAAAGCAAATTCAAACCGTCGCGTTGGATTTGCAGGCGCTGTCGCAAAAGAAATCAGACGGAATTCGCTTCGCTTGGATCGGTCATTCGACCGTGCTCTTGGATATCGACGGAGTCCGCTTGCTGACGGATCCCATGCTCAGCCCGCGTTGTTCACCGTCCTCTTTGTTCGGCCCGAAGAGGTTTCACGAGGTAAAAGTGCCGGACGAGATCTTTGAAACACTTGATGCCGTCATCCTCTCGCATGATCACTTTGATCATCTCGATTTGAAGACGATCGAAAGACTCGCGGATTTCTCAACCCCGTTCTATGTTCCGCTCGGCGTCGGCGCGCATTTGGAATTTTGGGGAATTAAGCCGGAAAGAATTCACGAGCATGATTGGGGAGATTCCTCAACATTCGCCGTTGACCGTCTGACGCTGATTAGCACACCCGCGCGGCATTTCTCAGGCCGCGCCATTACGCGCAATCAAACGTTGTGGTCGTCGTGGGTAATTAAGTCGCCTTCGCATTCAATCTACTTCAGCGGCGACAGCGGCTACCACGGCGGTTTTCGGGAAATCGGAGCGCAGTACGGACCGTTTGACCTTTCGATGATTGAAATGTCCGCTTACAGTGAGAAATACTGGCCGACGCTGCATATGTGGCCGGAACAAGCGGTACAGGCGCATCAAGATGTGTCCGCTGAAATCATGCTACCGATTCACTGGGGAACTTTCAATCTTGCACTCCATGCTTGGAATGAACCTCCCGAAAGGCTGGTGCGTGCGGCGGATAGTGCAGGAGTAGAAATCGTCACGCCGCGCCCGGGGCAGTTGGTCGATCTCGATTTGTTGCCCGAGCAAGAATTCTGGTGGCGCGACTAA
- a CDS encoding DinB family protein: MTTQDLIAQLNFAHFVITVNYDGISEEMANQEPKPSGNPFNRVLGHIIATRMPLFRVFDLKHPWNEKQANVYNGPWDNADKSQALSFDDLKRLENETFDQLKSAVENFSGDWDAHYPESKPERPQTYGQRVTFFLLHECYHAGQLASIRRSLGLPGMLK; this comes from the coding sequence ATGACCACACAAGATCTGATTGCACAATTGAACTTTGCGCATTTCGTGATCACGGTGAACTACGACGGCATATCGGAAGAAATGGCAAATCAAGAACCGAAACCGTCGGGCAATCCGTTTAACCGTGTGCTCGGGCACATCATCGCGACGCGAATGCCGCTCTTCAGAGTTTTTGATCTAAAGCATCCTTGGAATGAAAAGCAGGCGAACGTCTACAACGGTCCGTGGGACAACGCAGATAAATCGCAGGCTCTATCGTTTGACGATCTGAAAAGACTTGAGAACGAAACTTTTGATCAATTGAAGTCAGCCGTCGAGAACTTTTCCGGCGATTGGGACGCGCATTATCCCGAAAGCAAGCCGGAACGTCCGCAGACCTACGGACAGCGTGTGACTTTCTTCTTGCTTCACGAATGCTATCATGCCGGACAGCTCGCGAGTATCAGAAGGTCTTTGGGTTTGCCGGGAATGCTAAAGTAG
- a CDS encoding outer membrane lipoprotein-sorting protein, which produces MKKFFALSILAVLCIASFANAMDLETLLKNANEFHDGKLAKIDDMTLEYTGTFSGPAGEGMGMTSKMIRKGDKWRMDATMTVPEGQVTMNGQAMPAGGGMETTVLFDGQDIWTSVMGMKMKMPKDQATEQLSFSQYWTEPPAGSEVTGEETVNGRDCYVVVYPKIDQTESETTIWLDKDYYVNVKSESKMGGKLVKTLFDDFKPVADGYVLPYSAVVYSDDEKTADVKITNVELNKGVDESLFDAATLGGGEMNMDLEKLMKQAEEMQKKYQR; this is translated from the coding sequence ATGAAGAAGTTTTTCGCTCTTTCAATTTTGGCCGTGCTGTGCATTGCGTCGTTCGCAAATGCGATGGACCTCGAAACGCTGCTCAAGAACGCGAATGAGTTTCACGACGGCAAGCTGGCCAAGATTGACGACATGACGCTCGAATACACGGGCACGTTCAGCGGTCCTGCGGGTGAAGGCATGGGCATGACGTCCAAGATGATTCGCAAAGGCGACAAGTGGCGCATGGACGCGACGATGACGGTCCCCGAAGGTCAGGTGACGATGAACGGCCAAGCGATGCCTGCCGGCGGCGGTATGGAAACCACCGTGCTCTTCGACGGTCAAGACATTTGGACCTCGGTCATGGGCATGAAAATGAAAATGCCGAAAGACCAAGCCACCGAGCAGCTTTCATTTTCACAATACTGGACGGAGCCGCCCGCGGGTTCCGAAGTCACAGGTGAAGAAACCGTCAACGGCCGCGACTGCTACGTCGTCGTTTATCCCAAGATCGACCAGACGGAAAGCGAAACGACAATTTGGCTTGACAAAGACTACTACGTCAACGTCAAGTCCGAGTCGAAAATGGGCGGCAAGCTCGTCAAGACTCTCTTTGACGATTTCAAACCCGTCGCCGACGGATACGTGCTTCCTTACAGCGCGGTGGTTTACAGCGACGATGAAAAAACCGCCGATGTGAAGATCACAAACGTCGAGCTTAACAAGGGCGTGGACGAAAGTCTGTTTGACGCGGCGACTCTCGGCGGCGGCGAAATGAACATGGATCTCGAAAAGCTGATGAAACAAGCCGAAGAGATGCAAAAGAAGTACCAGCGTTGA
- a CDS encoding winged helix-turn-helix transcriptional regulator: MQDKLSQTFAALSDPTRRAILARLSSGETSVSELAKPFRMSAPAITKHLKVLERAGLISRSRHAQWRPAKLEALPLKEASDWIDQYRKMWEERFDRLDQYLKHLQTQHKKGSTPNE; the protein is encoded by the coding sequence ATGCAGGATAAATTAAGTCAAACATTTGCAGCGCTTTCCGACCCTACGCGGCGAGCGATTCTGGCGCGGTTGTCCTCGGGGGAGACTTCTGTTTCCGAGCTGGCCAAGCCCTTTCGGATGTCGGCTCCTGCGATTACCAAGCATCTGAAAGTGCTCGAGCGGGCCGGGCTTATTTCGCGCTCGCGGCACGCGCAGTGGCGGCCCGCCAAATTGGAAGCTCTTCCTCTCAAAGAAGCCTCGGACTGGATTGACCAGTATCGGAAAATGTGGGAAGAAAGATTTGACAGATTGGATCAATACTTGAAACACTTGCAAACACAGCACAAGAAGGGCAGTACCCCAAATGAATAA
- a CDS encoding VOC family protein: MNNNITFATCLWFDTQAEEAANFYISVFPNSRILDISRYDAASAKASGRPEGSVLTVVFELNGQKFMGLNGGPIFKFSEAVSIMVECNDQEEIDYYWNTLTANGGQESACGWLKDKYGFSWQIVPKEWANIINNPDKEKAGRAMQAMLTMQKLDIAELKRAFDGK, from the coding sequence ATGAATAACAACATCACTTTCGCCACTTGTCTTTGGTTCGACACACAGGCCGAAGAAGCCGCGAATTTCTACATCTCAGTTTTTCCCAATTCGCGGATCTTAGACATTTCCCGCTATGACGCGGCCTCGGCAAAAGCATCCGGGAGACCGGAAGGAAGTGTGCTGACGGTGGTGTTTGAATTGAACGGTCAGAAGTTCATGGGGCTGAATGGCGGGCCGATTTTCAAATTCTCGGAAGCTGTTTCCATCATGGTGGAATGCAACGACCAAGAGGAGATTGACTACTACTGGAACACGCTTACGGCCAACGGCGGGCAAGAGAGCGCGTGCGGATGGTTGAAAGACAAGTACGGATTTTCGTGGCAGATTGTGCCAAAGGAATGGGCGAACATCATTAACAATCCGGACAAAGAGAAAGCGGGACGAGCGATGCAGGCGATGCTCACGATGCAAAAACTTGACATTGCCGAACTCAAGCGCGCTTTTGACGGGAAATGA